From Halostella salina, one genomic window encodes:
- a CDS encoding V-type ATP synthase subunit D has product MAKDVKPTRKELMQIEDRIELSERGHDTLEKKRDGLIMEFMDILDQAQDVRGNVEENYEDAQKKMDMARAMEGDVAVRGAAAALKEHPEITTESHNIMGVVVPQIESSKVKKSLDERGYGVVGTSARIDEAAEAYEELLDSIILAAEVETAMKKMLDEIEKTKRRVNALEFTLLPELYSNQEYIEQKLEEQEREEIFRMKKIKDKKEEEEAEARKAAEETEQETVTADD; this is encoded by the coding sequence ATGGCCAAGGACGTCAAACCCACTCGGAAGGAGCTGATGCAGATCGAGGACCGCATCGAACTCTCCGAGCGGGGCCACGACACGCTGGAGAAAAAGCGGGACGGCCTCATCATGGAGTTCATGGACATCCTCGACCAGGCACAGGACGTTCGGGGGAACGTCGAGGAGAACTACGAGGACGCCCAGAAGAAGATGGACATGGCCCGCGCGATGGAGGGCGACGTGGCCGTCCGCGGGGCCGCCGCCGCGCTGAAGGAACATCCCGAGATCACGACGGAGTCCCACAACATCATGGGCGTCGTCGTCCCGCAGATCGAGTCGAGCAAGGTGAAAAAGAGCCTCGACGAGCGCGGCTACGGCGTCGTCGGCACCAGCGCCCGCATCGACGAGGCCGCCGAGGCCTACGAGGAACTGCTCGACTCCATCATCCTCGCCGCCGAGGTCGAGACGGCGATGAAGAAGATGCTGGACGAGATCGAGAAGACAAAGCGCCGCGTCAACGCCCTGGAGTTCACGCTCCTGCCCGAACTGTACTCGAACCAGGAGTACATCGAGCAGAAGCTGGAGGAGCAGGAGCGCGAGGAGATCTTCCGCATGAAGAAGATCAAGGACAAGAAAGAGGAGGAGGAGGCCGAGGCCCGCAAGGCCGCCGAGGAGACGGAGCAAGAGACCGTCACGGCCGACGACTGA
- a CDS encoding helix-turn-helix transcriptional regulator, with translation MARTDVEPDVIDLVTRRVETLERLDGAVADKGTLAADLSVSRSTVDRALRELEGAGFVTRVDGGYTVSASGRLAVRSYREFVDALDAVDEAGPLLAELPADAPITLDAVRGGTVHRAQPPTPYRPVERLTELVTAADEFRGLAAAVTAPESVERIAAATLDGEVRTEIVLAASVADHLRESYPDVVSGTVESGVDVYETDTLPFGLALTRDGDTERVAVAVYGPESELRGVVVNDSPAAVEWGEATFERYRAAADEFGRS, from the coding sequence ATGGCACGAACGGACGTCGAGCCGGACGTGATCGACCTCGTCACCCGACGCGTCGAGACGCTGGAGCGGCTCGACGGGGCGGTCGCGGACAAGGGGACGCTCGCCGCCGACCTGTCGGTGTCCCGGTCGACGGTCGACCGGGCGCTGCGCGAACTCGAGGGTGCCGGGTTCGTCACACGGGTCGACGGTGGGTACACGGTGTCGGCCAGCGGACGGCTCGCGGTCCGGAGCTACCGGGAGTTCGTCGACGCGCTGGACGCGGTCGACGAAGCCGGACCGCTGCTGGCGGAACTGCCGGCCGACGCGCCGATCACCCTCGACGCCGTTCGCGGCGGGACCGTCCACCGTGCGCAGCCACCGACGCCGTACCGGCCGGTCGAGCGCCTCACCGAACTGGTCACGGCCGCCGACGAGTTCCGCGGCCTCGCGGCCGCAGTGACCGCTCCGGAGTCGGTCGAGCGCATCGCCGCCGCGACGCTGGACGGCGAGGTTCGGACCGAGATCGTCCTCGCGGCGTCCGTCGCCGACCACCTCCGGGAGTCGTACCCCGACGTGGTCAGCGGAACAGTCGAGAGCGGGGTCGATGTGTACGAGACCGACACGCTCCCCTTCGGGCTTGCGCTCACCCGGGACGGCGACACGGAGCGGGTCGCCGTCGCCGTCTACGGCCCGGAGTCGGAGCTTCGCGGGGTCGTCGTCAACGACTCCCCGGCGGCCGTCGAGTGGGGCGAGGCGACCTTCGAGCGCTACCGGGCGGCCGCCGACGAGTTCGGCCGGTCGTGA
- a CDS encoding helix-turn-helix transcriptional regulator, whose protein sequence is MDREDAMALVRTLCNRHDFLVALRAGPCEKRSLVDDLDVSRSTVDRALRELWSAGLAEETDRGYRLTAVGRLAASIADSLFAATRDLQTATDVLSPLPPDAPLDLRLLRGATVDDRNRRDSLGAVESVLRDASRLYGLSTVISRARIVDLVDDAVRERGATAEFVFDATLAERLREILGDRASAMVDRGFRPLTVDSVPFGMVLGRTDEGWKTRVVTYDDGGDLRGVVSNDRPAAAAWAWDVFRSYRSHAADISPAF, encoded by the coding sequence ATGGACCGCGAGGACGCGATGGCGCTCGTACGGACGCTGTGCAACAGACACGATTTTCTCGTCGCCCTCCGCGCCGGACCATGCGAGAAACGGTCCCTCGTCGACGACCTCGACGTCTCGCGGTCCACCGTCGACCGCGCCCTCCGCGAACTGTGGTCCGCCGGGCTGGCCGAGGAGACGGACCGGGGCTACCGGCTGACCGCCGTCGGCCGGCTGGCGGCATCGATCGCCGACAGCCTGTTCGCCGCGACGCGGGACCTGCAGACGGCTACCGACGTGCTGTCCCCTCTGCCCCCGGATGCGCCGCTCGACCTCCGCCTGCTCCGCGGGGCGACAGTCGACGACAGGAACCGGCGCGATTCGCTGGGGGCCGTCGAATCGGTGCTCCGCGATGCCTCCCGCCTGTACGGGCTCTCGACGGTGATCAGCCGGGCGCGGATCGTCGACCTCGTCGACGACGCCGTCCGCGAACGCGGCGCGACCGCCGAGTTCGTCTTCGACGCCACGCTGGCCGAACGGCTGCGGGAGATCCTCGGCGACCGGGCGAGCGCCATGGTCGACCGGGGGTTCCGGCCGCTGACCGTCGACAGCGTGCCGTTCGGCATGGTGCTGGGCAGGACCGACGAGGGGTGGAAGACGCGGGTGGTGACCTACGACGACGGGGGCGACCTCCGGGGCGTCGTCAGCAACGACCGCCCGGCAGCGGCCGCGTGGGCCTGGGACGTGTTCCGGAGCTACCGGAGCCACGCCGCCGACATCTCGCCGGCGTTCTAG
- the prf1 gene encoding peptide chain release factor aRF-1 yields the protein MSQQESEQSDRKKYEFRKVIEDLKEYEGSGTQLVTIYIPDDKQISSVVQHVTQEHSEASNIKSKQTRTNVQDALSSIKSRLRYFDNYPPENGVVIFSGAVDSGGGQTDMITKVLESPPMAIESFRYHCDSEFLTEPLEDMLADKGLYGLIVLDRREANVGWLRGKRVEPVKSATSLVPGKQRKGGQSAQRFARLRLEAIDNFYQEVAGMANDLFVEQRHELDGILVGGPSPTKDEFLDGDYLHHELQDTVLGKFDVSYTDESGLYDLVDAAEDALADAEVMKDKNLMQDFFKELHAGDEATYGFEQTRRNLIMGSVETLLISEDLREDVITYECSNGHEEREVIDRRKNTPDHTCSECGEEVPADEGEREDAIDHLIAIAEQRGTETKFISTDFEKGEQLYDAFGGVAGLLRYSTGV from the coding sequence ATGAGTCAGCAGGAGAGCGAGCAGTCCGACCGGAAGAAATACGAGTTCCGGAAGGTCATCGAGGACCTGAAGGAGTACGAGGGGTCGGGCACGCAGCTCGTCACGATCTACATCCCCGACGACAAGCAGATCAGCTCCGTCGTCCAGCACGTCACACAGGAGCACAGCGAAGCGAGCAACATCAAATCCAAGCAGACGCGGACGAACGTGCAGGACGCCCTCTCCTCTATCAAGTCGCGCCTGCGCTACTTCGACAACTACCCGCCCGAGAACGGCGTCGTCATCTTCTCCGGCGCGGTCGATTCCGGCGGCGGCCAGACCGACATGATCACGAAGGTCCTGGAGAGCCCGCCGATGGCCATCGAGTCGTTCCGCTACCACTGCGACTCGGAGTTCCTCACCGAACCGCTGGAGGACATGCTCGCGGACAAGGGGCTGTACGGCCTCATCGTGCTCGACCGGCGCGAGGCCAACGTCGGCTGGCTCCGGGGCAAGCGCGTCGAACCCGTCAAGTCCGCCACCTCGCTGGTGCCGGGCAAACAGCGCAAAGGCGGCCAGTCCGCCCAGCGGTTCGCCCGCCTGCGCCTCGAAGCGATCGACAACTTCTACCAGGAGGTCGCCGGGATGGCCAACGACCTGTTCGTCGAGCAGCGCCACGAGTTAGACGGCATCCTCGTCGGCGGTCCCTCGCCGACGAAAGACGAGTTCCTCGACGGCGACTACCTCCACCACGAGCTGCAGGACACGGTGCTCGGGAAGTTCGACGTGTCCTACACCGACGAGTCCGGGCTGTACGACCTCGTCGACGCGGCGGAGGACGCGCTCGCCGACGCCGAGGTGATGAAGGACAAGAACCTGATGCAGGACTTCTTCAAGGAGCTTCACGCGGGCGACGAAGCCACCTACGGGTTCGAGCAGACCCGGCGGAACCTGATCATGGGGTCGGTGGAGACGCTGCTCATCAGCGAGGACCTCCGCGAGGACGTGATCACCTACGAGTGTTCCAACGGCCACGAGGAGCGCGAGGTCATCGACCGCCGGAAGAACACGCCCGACCACACCTGTTCGGAGTGTGGCGAGGAGGTGCCGGCCGACGAGGGCGAGCGCGAGGACGCCATCGACCACCTCATCGCCATCGCCGAGCAGCGCGGCACGGAGACGAAGTTCATCTCGACGGACTTCGAGAAGGGCGAACAGCTGTACGACGCCTTCGGCGGGGTCGCCGGCCTGCTGCGGTACTCAACGGGCGTGTAA
- a CDS encoding DUF6276 family protein has product MDCPDCGAPTVRFAVPSDLRDHAPDDGDAAAICTDCLRVHPAAEPADDPEFGAVSDAFPTAASAAVPAALLLGVLPSLALNRESITVLVGRVEAAGTDPLLLCDRLAADPTLSPSVDLERRRHQLEQLL; this is encoded by the coding sequence ATGGACTGCCCGGACTGTGGCGCGCCGACCGTTCGCTTCGCCGTGCCGTCGGACCTGCGGGACCACGCGCCCGACGACGGCGACGCGGCGGCGATCTGTACCGACTGTCTCCGCGTCCATCCGGCGGCGGAGCCGGCCGACGATCCGGAGTTCGGCGCGGTGAGCGACGCGTTCCCGACGGCGGCGAGCGCGGCGGTGCCGGCGGCGCTGCTGCTCGGGGTGCTCCCGTCGCTGGCGCTCAACCGCGAGTCGATCACCGTCCTCGTCGGGCGCGTCGAAGCCGCCGGCACCGACCCGCTCCTGCTCTGTGACCGCCTCGCCGCGGACCCGACGCTGTCGCCGTCGGTGGATCTGGAGCGCCGCCGCCACCAGCTAGAACAGTTGCTCTAG
- a CDS encoding bacteriorhodopsin: protein MPQPGSESIWLWIGTAGMTLGMLYFIGRGWGVRDTEQEQFYVITIFITAIAAASYFSMATGFGLTEIEVAGDTLDIYWARYADWLFTTPLLLLDLALLARVDRNTIATLIGLDVFMIVTGLVGALVTESVAFRLAWWGISTAALLFLLYFLVQGLSEMADERPAEVNSLVSTLQGILVVLWIAYPIVWIVGTEGLGYVPLYAETAAFMVLDLSAKVGFGFVLLRSRSVLDAATDVQPASPTAD from the coding sequence ATGCCACAACCCGGCTCCGAATCGATATGGCTGTGGATAGGCACCGCAGGAATGACGCTCGGTATGCTGTACTTCATCGGGAGAGGCTGGGGAGTACGCGACACCGAGCAGGAACAGTTCTACGTCATCACGATATTCATCACCGCGATCGCGGCGGCGTCGTACTTCTCAATGGCGACGGGCTTCGGGCTCACGGAGATCGAGGTCGCAGGGGACACCCTCGACATCTACTGGGCCCGGTACGCCGACTGGCTGTTCACCACGCCGCTCCTGTTGCTCGACCTCGCGTTGCTGGCACGGGTCGACAGGAACACGATAGCCACCCTGATCGGGCTGGACGTGTTCATGATCGTCACCGGGCTGGTCGGCGCGCTGGTGACCGAGTCGGTCGCGTTCCGCCTCGCCTGGTGGGGGATCAGCACCGCCGCGCTGCTGTTCCTGCTGTACTTCCTGGTGCAGGGGCTCTCGGAGATGGCCGACGAGCGCCCCGCCGAGGTGAACAGCCTCGTCAGCACGCTCCAGGGAATACTGGTCGTGCTGTGGATCGCGTATCCGATCGTGTGGATCGTCGGCACCGAGGGGCTGGGGTACGTCCCGCTGTACGCCGAGACGGCGGCGTTCATGGTGCTTGACCTCTCGGCGAAGGTCGGCTTCGGCTTCGTCCTGCTGCGGAGCCGCTCGGTGCTCGACGCCGCGACCGACGTGCAGCCAGCCTCGCCGACGGCCGACTGA
- a CDS encoding VWA domain-containing protein has protein sequence MREPAGDVPDVAGVRDDVVDALLTFVRTLRRAGVDVPANAPLVAARALVEVGFDDEDRARAALRAALVTRAEDIDAFDRMFAEFWRRLDAHLDGDGAGGLADDRPDGALAPLGADDPADGATADEEGTADSDGDGGNDAAVSIMTSALGHGPGTADEDATTATYSPAGRPERVTVDAAPVAEDGTLDAAVDRLVDALATLRGRRWQPASTGRQADARRALRRSVATGGAVASVPERDRRASALRALVLADVSRSVLDTVDRGFLLRFLRAVAARLRRSRVFFFDSEVREVSAAFDAPTTADALRELERAETAWGGGTRIGHAVDTVRRDHPTAVDRRTVVVVVSDGIETGDQSALTDGLAWVSRRAPAVLWLNPLAASPAYEPTVAGMAAALPFVDGLFAFTGVADVTEIARQLEQYGPGGRIGFEHDPRRVRGSTDATRSPDS, from the coding sequence ATGCGCGAGCCAGCCGGCGACGTGCCGGACGTGGCGGGCGTCCGCGACGACGTGGTCGACGCCCTGCTGACGTTCGTCCGCACGCTCCGCCGGGCCGGCGTGGACGTCCCCGCGAACGCCCCGCTCGTCGCCGCCCGCGCGCTGGTCGAGGTCGGCTTCGACGACGAGGACCGCGCGCGGGCGGCGCTCCGGGCGGCGCTCGTCACCCGCGCCGAGGACATCGACGCGTTCGACCGCATGTTCGCGGAGTTCTGGCGTCGCCTCGACGCCCACCTCGACGGCGACGGAGCCGGGGGACTGGCCGATGACCGCCCGGACGGCGCGCTCGCCCCGCTGGGAGCCGACGACCCCGCCGACGGGGCGACAGCCGACGAGGAAGGAACGGCGGATTCGGACGGCGACGGGGGGAACGACGCGGCCGTCTCCATCATGACCAGCGCGCTCGGACACGGCCCCGGCACGGCCGACGAGGACGCGACGACGGCCACCTACAGCCCCGCCGGCCGCCCGGAACGGGTGACCGTCGACGCCGCCCCGGTCGCGGAGGACGGGACGCTCGACGCAGCCGTGGACCGGCTGGTGGACGCGCTCGCGACGCTGCGCGGCCGCCGCTGGCAGCCGGCGTCGACGGGCCGGCAGGCCGACGCTCGCCGGGCGCTCCGCCGGAGCGTCGCGACGGGCGGGGCCGTCGCGTCGGTCCCCGAGCGCGACCGCCGGGCGTCGGCCCTCCGCGCGCTCGTCCTCGCGGACGTGTCGCGGTCCGTGCTGGACACCGTCGACCGCGGCTTCCTGCTGCGGTTCCTGCGGGCCGTCGCCGCGCGCCTCCGGCGGAGCCGGGTGTTCTTCTTCGACAGCGAGGTGCGCGAGGTGAGCGCCGCGTTCGACGCGCCGACGACCGCCGACGCGCTCCGCGAACTCGAACGCGCCGAGACGGCCTGGGGCGGCGGGACGCGGATCGGCCACGCAGTCGACACGGTTCGGCGGGACCACCCCACCGCAGTCGACCGCCGGACGGTCGTCGTCGTGGTGAGCGACGGGATCGAGACGGGCGACCAGTCGGCGCTCACGGACGGGCTGGCGTGGGTCTCGCGGCGCGCACCAGCGGTGCTGTGGCTCAACCCCCTGGCGGCCAGCCCGGCGTACGAACCGACGGTCGCCGGCATGGCGGCGGCGCTCCCCTTCGTCGACGGGCTCTTCGCGTTCACCGGGGTCGCCGACGTAACGGAGATAGCGCGGCAACTGGAACAGTACGGTCCCGGCGGTCGCATCGGGTTCGAGCACGACCCCCGCCGGGTTCGGGGGTCGACGGACGCGACTCGAAGCCCGGACTCGTGA
- a CDS encoding lycopene cyclase domain-containing protein, with protein sequence MLHPLIVVTYFGFHLTFVVPPAVGLTAASLSRPAREGADVPVGGLAAIVVLALLYTTPWDNYLIEQGVWHYGEGVVAGTIWHAPVEEYLFIALQPLVTALWLSRVHDGGDPGPTATVRNRVAGLLAGVAVGGVGAVLLSSDPTFYLGAILLWAAPVLAIQWAFGWPYLWHHRRVVAVGVAVPTLYFWVADRIALAQGIWVISETYTVGVDILGLPVEEALFFLVTNLFIVQGLVLYEWVIERWR encoded by the coding sequence ATGCTCCACCCCCTGATCGTCGTCACGTACTTCGGGTTTCACCTGACGTTCGTCGTTCCGCCGGCGGTCGGCCTGACGGCCGCGTCGCTGTCCCGCCCGGCTCGCGAGGGCGCGGACGTGCCGGTCGGCGGTCTGGCCGCCATCGTCGTGCTGGCGCTTTTGTACACGACGCCGTGGGACAACTACCTCATCGAGCAGGGGGTCTGGCACTACGGCGAGGGCGTCGTCGCCGGGACCATCTGGCACGCGCCGGTCGAGGAGTACCTGTTCATCGCGCTCCAGCCGCTCGTGACGGCGCTGTGGCTGTCCCGGGTCCACGACGGCGGCGACCCCGGCCCGACAGCGACCGTCCGAAACCGGGTCGCCGGTCTGCTCGCCGGCGTCGCCGTCGGCGGCGTCGGCGCGGTCCTGCTGTCGAGCGACCCCACGTTCTACCTCGGCGCGATCCTGCTGTGGGCCGCGCCGGTGCTGGCCATCCAGTGGGCGTTCGGCTGGCCGTACCTCTGGCACCACCGACGGGTCGTCGCCGTCGGCGTCGCGGTGCCGACGCTGTACTTCTGGGTGGCCGACCGGATCGCGCTGGCACAGGGGATCTGGGTGATCTCCGAGACGTACACGGTCGGGGTCGACATCCTCGGCCTGCCCGTCGAGGAGGCGCTCTTTTTCCTCGTGACGAACCTCTTCATCGTGCAGGGGCTGGTCCTGTACGAGTGGGTGATCGAGCGGTGGCGGTAG
- the argS gene encoding arginine--tRNA ligase, which yields MFLAVREEVEAVLADALAALDLPTDDLGIEEPPEDVDAVLASSVAFRLAGEVGAPPPKVAADVADAVDVGDCEYVDRVDTQGPYVNFLPSERYFADALDAARSESYGRLDPKDTSVVVEHTSANPTGPVHVGRARNPIVGDAVANSLDYAGYDVDRHYYVNDAGRQMAVFTWAYERFDEDDLDGEPERDRVEYDLVRYYRKGNAFLEDADDEAVAEAEAEIESIMQGLEAGDEETYERVSEVVDQVLGGMQDCLARLPAEFDEFVKETRFMFDGSTDDVVDRLKDLDEAVYEEDAWQLDLEDHGIDKNLVFLRSDGTSLYPTRDLAHHEWKFDNYDRAVTVLGEDHRLQADQLRTTLELLGNDTDQLEQVLYSYVNLPEGKMSTREGTGVDLDDLLDEAIDRARDEVEDRLDDRIRDDDLTDEDVERIARQVGVGAVRYDIVSKQPAKAITFEWERALDFEAQSAPYVQYVHARCCGILDEADGAAGGDAAAALGDVDADLLDTEYERDLLRAVARFPAVVEEAAADLEPHVVATYTRTLAERFNAFYRECPVLADDVDPELRDARLALVTASKHAVGNALDVLGVDAPESM from the coding sequence ATGTTCCTAGCCGTCCGCGAGGAGGTCGAGGCCGTGCTGGCCGACGCGCTGGCCGCGCTCGACCTCCCGACCGACGACCTCGGTATCGAGGAGCCGCCGGAAGACGTCGACGCCGTGCTGGCCTCGAGCGTCGCCTTCCGGCTGGCCGGCGAGGTCGGCGCGCCGCCGCCGAAGGTGGCCGCCGACGTGGCCGACGCCGTCGACGTCGGCGACTGCGAGTACGTCGACCGCGTCGACACGCAGGGGCCGTACGTCAACTTCCTGCCGAGCGAGCGCTACTTCGCCGACGCGCTCGACGCGGCACGCAGCGAGTCGTACGGCCGGCTCGACCCGAAGGACACCTCGGTCGTCGTCGAGCACACGAGCGCGAACCCCACCGGCCCGGTCCACGTCGGGCGGGCGCGCAACCCCATCGTCGGCGACGCAGTCGCCAACTCGCTGGACTACGCCGGCTACGACGTCGACCGCCACTACTACGTCAACGACGCCGGCCGGCAGATGGCGGTGTTCACCTGGGCGTACGAGCGGTTCGACGAGGACGACCTCGACGGGGAACCCGAACGCGACCGGGTCGAGTACGACCTCGTGCGCTACTACCGGAAAGGCAACGCGTTTCTGGAGGACGCCGACGACGAGGCGGTCGCCGAGGCCGAGGCGGAGATAGAGTCGATCATGCAGGGCCTCGAAGCCGGCGACGAGGAAACCTACGAGCGCGTCAGCGAGGTGGTCGACCAGGTGCTCGGCGGGATGCAGGACTGCCTCGCCCGGCTCCCCGCCGAGTTCGACGAGTTCGTCAAGGAGACGCGGTTCATGTTCGACGGCTCGACCGACGACGTGGTCGACCGCCTCAAGGACCTCGACGAGGCCGTCTACGAGGAGGACGCCTGGCAGCTCGACTTAGAGGACCACGGCATCGACAAGAACCTCGTCTTCCTGCGCTCGGACGGCACCAGCCTCTACCCGACCCGCGACCTCGCCCACCACGAGTGGAAGTTCGACAACTACGACCGCGCGGTGACGGTGCTGGGCGAGGACCATCGCCTGCAGGCCGACCAGCTCCGGACGACGCTGGAACTGCTCGGCAACGACACCGACCAGCTTGAGCAGGTGCTGTACTCCTACGTCAACCTCCCCGAAGGGAAGATGAGCACGCGCGAGGGCACCGGCGTCGACCTGGACGACCTGCTGGACGAGGCGATCGACCGCGCCCGCGACGAGGTCGAGGACCGCCTCGACGACCGTATCCGCGACGACGACCTGACCGACGAGGACGTCGAGCGCATCGCCCGGCAGGTCGGCGTCGGCGCGGTCCGCTACGACATCGTCTCGAAACAGCCCGCCAAGGCGATCACCTTCGAGTGGGAGCGCGCGCTGGACTTCGAGGCACAGTCCGCGCCGTACGTCCAGTACGTCCACGCCAGATGCTGTGGCATTCTGGACGAGGCGGACGGAGCCGCCGGGGGCGACGCGGCGGCCGCCCTCGGGGACGTAGACGCCGACCTGCTCGACACCGAGTACGAGCGGGACCTGCTCCGCGCGGTCGCCCGCTTCCCGGCGGTCGTCGAGGAGGCCGCTGCGGACCTCGAGCCCCACGTCGTCGCCACCTACACCCGGACGCTCGCCGAGCGGTTCAACGCCTTCTACCGCGAGTGCCCGGTGCTCGCCGACGACGTGGACCCCGAACTGCGGGACGCCCGCCTCGCGCTCGTCACGGCGTCGAAACACGCCGTCGGCAACGCGCTCGACGTGCTCGGCGTGGACGCGCCCGAGTCGATGTAG
- a CDS encoding TRAM domain-containing protein, producing the protein MQYIWAAAAVGVGVVGVALAALVLRRRGSTDARESRRAHEAAQEREPPVEIGGTYEFGVTEFTDHHSGERVAVGKVEGFVLFVEDVPDSLSAGDVIRAKVLSFNEGRTSADATFVERA; encoded by the coding sequence ATGCAGTACATCTGGGCGGCTGCCGCGGTCGGGGTCGGCGTCGTCGGCGTCGCGCTGGCGGCGCTCGTGCTCCGTCGGCGCGGGTCGACCGACGCACGGGAGTCCCGGCGGGCACACGAGGCGGCACAGGAGCGCGAACCGCCGGTCGAGATCGGCGGGACCTACGAGTTCGGCGTGACGGAGTTCACGGACCACCACTCCGGCGAGCGCGTCGCCGTGGGGAAAGTCGAGGGGTTCGTGCTGTTCGTCGAGGACGTGCCGGACTCGCTCTCGGCGGGCGACGTGATCCGCGCGAAGGTGCTGTCGTTCAACGAGGGCCGGACCTCGGCGGACGCGACGTTCGTCGAGCGGGCCTGA
- a CDS encoding Brp/Blh family beta-carotene 15,15'-dioxygenase: MAVDRPTIPTRAVRRTLRTAVLRPSWAVLGALAVVFAAGATLPPRLRYAPLALSVVLFGLPHGAVDHLAVPRARGRSPSARAALAVGTLYLVLGAAYAALWAVAPVPAAVGFVALTWLHWGQGDLHAAVALAGADHLRTRAQRGLFVAVRGGLPMLVPLLAFPGEYRRVLSAFVALFGDGSLGAWARLFAPEVRLALGVGFLGLTVASLALGRARTGPDAGGWRVDAGETALLWAYFLTVPPLFAIGAYFPLWHSLRHVARLMLVDDDAADLLADGRWRPALARFARDAAPLTALSLVFLAAFAVAVPGDPRSELGVAALYLVFIAVLTLPHVVVVSAMDRAEGVWRPGHAGR; the protein is encoded by the coding sequence GTGGCGGTAGACCGGCCGACCATCCCGACCCGGGCGGTCCGGCGGACGCTCAGGACGGCGGTGTTGCGCCCATCGTGGGCGGTCCTCGGCGCGCTCGCAGTCGTTTTCGCCGCCGGCGCGACGCTGCCGCCGCGGCTCCGGTACGCGCCGCTCGCGCTGTCGGTCGTCCTCTTCGGCCTGCCACACGGCGCGGTCGACCACCTTGCCGTCCCGCGGGCTCGCGGCCGGTCGCCGTCGGCGCGGGCGGCGCTGGCCGTCGGTACGCTGTATCTCGTGCTCGGGGCGGCCTACGCCGCGCTGTGGGCCGTCGCGCCGGTGCCCGCGGCCGTCGGGTTCGTCGCCCTCACCTGGCTCCACTGGGGACAGGGCGACCTCCACGCCGCCGTGGCGCTCGCGGGGGCCGACCACCTCCGGACGCGTGCACAGCGCGGGCTGTTCGTCGCCGTCCGTGGCGGCCTGCCGATGCTGGTCCCGCTGCTCGCGTTTCCGGGCGAGTACCGCCGCGTGCTGTCGGCGTTCGTCGCGCTGTTCGGCGACGGGTCGCTGGGGGCCTGGGCGCGGCTGTTCGCTCCGGAGGTTCGCCTCGCCCTCGGTGTCGGCTTCCTCGGGCTGACGGTCGCCAGCCTCGCACTCGGTCGGGCCCGTACCGGCCCGGACGCCGGCGGGTGGCGGGTCGATGCCGGCGAGACGGCCCTGCTGTGGGCGTACTTCCTGACGGTGCCGCCGCTGTTCGCCATCGGCGCGTACTTCCCGCTGTGGCACTCGCTCCGGCACGTCGCCCGCCTCATGCTGGTCGACGACGACGCCGCGGACCTGCTCGCCGACGGCCGGTGGCGTCCCGCACTCGCCCGGTTCGCGCGGGATGCCGCCCCGCTGACCGCGCTCTCCCTCGTCTTCCTCGCCGCGTTCGCGGTCGCCGTGCCGGGCGACCCCCGTTCGGAACTGGGCGTCGCGGCGCTGTATCTCGTCTTTATCGCCGTGTTGACCCTCCCCCACGTGGTCGTGGTCTCCGCGATGGACCGCGCCGAGGGCGTCTGGCGACCCGGGCACGCGGGGCGCTGA